A region of Asticcacaulis excentricus DNA encodes the following proteins:
- the rpsT gene encoding 30S ribosomal protein S20: protein MANNPGAKKAIRKIARRTEVNKARRSRVRTYVRKFEEALAAGDAAVAKTAFIEAQSELMRAVSKGVVHKNTGARKVSRLAAALKKLAA from the coding sequence ATGGCAAATAATCCCGGCGCCAAGAAAGCGATCCGCAAGATCGCCCGCCGTACCGAAGTCAACAAGGCGCGCCGTTCGCGCGTCCGTACCTACGTGCGCAAGTTCGAAGAAGCTTTGGCCGCTGGCGATGCCGCCGTTGCCAAGACCGCCTTCATCGAAGCGCAATCCGAGCTGATGCGCGCCGTGTCGAAGGGCGTGGTGCACAAGAATACCGGCGCCCGCAAGGTGTCGCGTCTGGCCGCCGCTCTCAAGAAGCTGGCTGCCTAA
- the mutM gene encoding bifunctional DNA-formamidopyrimidine glycosylase/DNA-(apurinic or apyrimidinic site) lyase, which yields MPELPEVETVRRGLTPALEHARLSGLRLHRPNLRYAFPERFAEQLEGAEILRLERRAKYLLFHLDTQAVWITHLGMTGRFQVTDIDGQSLERNDFYWNHSAQAAIEAAAKVVQATARRGAKQKLDGNYYHSVRPDPKHLHVQVLATKEGVTRLIDFYDPRRFGFMLLLRPDELYAQGWYKGLGLEPLSDALNADALHALFSPRRTPLKSLLMDQTLISGLGNIYVCEALWRAALSPDLPGDRLSHAKAAELTLAVREVLEEAVAAGGSSISDFASASGELGYFQHRFRVYDREDEPCLRPGCGGTIARKTHSGRSTFYCPACQKG from the coding sequence ATGCCCGAACTGCCCGAAGTCGAAACCGTCCGGCGCGGCCTGACGCCTGCGCTGGAGCACGCGCGGCTGAGTGGCCTGCGCCTGCATCGGCCCAATCTGCGCTATGCCTTCCCGGAGCGCTTTGCCGAGCAACTGGAAGGGGCCGAAATCCTGCGGCTGGAGCGCCGCGCCAAATACCTGCTGTTCCACCTCGACACGCAGGCCGTGTGGATCACCCACCTCGGCATGACCGGGCGGTTTCAGGTCACCGACATCGACGGGCAAAGCCTAGAGCGGAATGATTTCTACTGGAATCATTCCGCTCAAGCCGCCATTGAGGCGGCGGCCAAGGTGGTGCAAGCCACCGCCCGGCGAGGGGCTAAACAAAAGCTGGATGGCAACTATTACCACTCGGTGCGGCCAGATCCCAAACACCTGCACGTTCAGGTGCTGGCGACCAAAGAGGGCGTGACGCGCCTGATCGACTTCTATGACCCGCGCCGCTTCGGATTTATGCTGTTGCTGCGCCCTGACGAACTTTACGCGCAAGGCTGGTACAAGGGGCTGGGCCTCGAACCGCTGTCGGACGCCCTGAACGCCGACGCCTTGCACGCCCTGTTCAGCCCCCGCCGCACACCGCTGAAAAGCCTGCTGATGGATCAGACGCTGATTTCGGGGTTGGGCAATATCTATGTCTGTGAGGCCCTGTGGCGGGCCGCCCTGTCGCCCGACCTGCCCGGCGACAGGCTGAGCCATGCCAAGGCGGCTGAACTGACCCTGGCCGTGCGGGAGGTGCTGGAAGAGGCCGTCGCGGCGGGCGGCTCCTCGATCAGCGATTTCGCCTCGGCTTCCGGCGAACTGGGCTATTTTCAGCACCGTTTCCGCGTCTATGATCGTGAGGATGAGCCCTGCCTGCGGCCCGGTTGCGGGGGCACCATTGCCCGCAAAACCCATTCTGGGCGCTCGACTTTTTATTGTCCGGCGTGCCAGAAAGGTTAA
- a CDS encoding aldo/keto reductase, whose translation MKAALGLGSAQFGCDYGISNLRGRVSEDEVRQILQYAAQCGLKAIDVAPYEGDVERILGRCWPFPSPFKPQIRSVRAERGLDWVESRLKRSVEHMGLARVGVGMIDDAADLMGPQGDALWARMEKLKADGLFSRIGISARYEDSPVALAKRFKPDLIQVPTSILDQRLVREGALEALAGMGIEVQVRSVFLQGLLFTPREALPANLQPLGPQLSRIRRHLLETATDPLHAALSYALNLKGVSSVIVGVTSAAELRAVIAASDRPRPDLAWHAFAIEDPIALNPALWHADLSDDPRLRERRSVICAA comes from the coding sequence ATGAAAGCGGCTCTGGGCCTCGGATCGGCGCAATTCGGATGCGACTACGGCATCTCGAACCTGCGCGGCCGCGTGTCCGAAGACGAGGTCCGCCAGATCCTGCAATACGCGGCCCAGTGCGGGCTGAAGGCCATTGACGTCGCCCCCTATGAAGGCGATGTCGAACGCATACTTGGCCGTTGCTGGCCTTTCCCTTCGCCGTTCAAGCCGCAAATCCGCAGCGTCCGCGCCGAGAGAGGGCTCGACTGGGTCGAATCCCGCCTTAAGCGTTCGGTCGAGCATATGGGACTGGCCCGCGTCGGCGTCGGCATGATCGACGATGCGGCCGACCTGATGGGCCCCCAAGGCGATGCGCTGTGGGCGCGTATGGAAAAGCTGAAGGCCGACGGTCTGTTTTCCCGCATCGGCATTTCGGCGCGTTACGAAGATTCACCCGTGGCCCTGGCCAAGCGCTTCAAGCCCGACCTCATTCAGGTGCCGACCTCTATCCTCGATCAGCGGCTGGTGCGCGAAGGCGCTCTGGAAGCGCTGGCCGGCATGGGCATCGAGGTGCAGGTGCGTTCGGTCTTCCTTCAGGGCCTGTTGTTCACGCCGCGCGAAGCCCTGCCTGCCAATCTGCAACCGCTGGGCCCGCAATTGTCGCGCATCCGTCGCCATCTGCTGGAAACCGCGACCGACCCGCTGCACGCGGCCCTCAGCTACGCCCTGAACCTTAAGGGCGTGTCTTCCGTGATCGTCGGCGTCACCTCGGCCGCCGAACTGCGCGCCGTCATTGCCGCCTCGGATCGCCCGCGCCCTGACCTCGCCTGGCACGCCTTTGCCATCGAAGACCCGATCGCGCTCAACCCGGCGCTCTGGCACGCCGATCTCAGCGATGACCCACGCCTGCGCGAACGCCGCTCGGTCATCTGCGCCGCTTAA